A segment of the Desulfurellaceae bacterium genome:
CAGCGTTGAGCTGGCAGGGATTGTGATCGGTGAGGAGTTGGCCGATCAGCTCGGTCTGCTGATCGGTGATCCCATCACCCTGATCTCTCCTCTTGGCGGGACGCCGGGACCGCTCGGCATGGCGCCTCGCCTCAAACGCTTCGTGGTGGTCGGGCTGTTTGATTCCGGCATGGTCGAGTATGACAGTGGCCTGCTCTACATGGCTCTCCAGGATGCCCAGCAGTTCTTCAAGCTTGACCGACAGGTGTCTGGGCTCGAAATTCGTCTCCAGGAAGTCTACAACGCGCAGCCGATTGCCCGGCAGATTGAGGAACTGCTCGGCTTTCCCTACAAAGCCCGCGACTGGACCGAAATCAACCGTAACCTGTTTACCGCCCTGAGCCTTGAAAAGTTCGTGTATTCGATCGTGATTTTGCTCATCGTCCTGGTGGCCGCGTTCAACATCATTGCGACCCTGATCATGGTTGTCATGGAAAAACGCAAGGACATTGCGCTGCTGAAATCCATGGGCGCTTCGGATGCGGCAATCGGCCGGATTTTTATCTACAAAGGGCTGGTTATTGGGCTGATCGGTACGTTCTTAGGGACGCTGAGCGGTTTCCTCCTGTGCTGGTTGCTCCAGCGCTACGAGTTCATCGAACTGCCACCCGACGTGTGGTACGTTTCGACCGTACCGATCAAGATGTCCGTCCACAATTTCCTGATCGTTGGCCTGGCCTCTGTGGCGATCTGCCTGGGCGCTACGATCTACCCCGCCCGTCAGGCGGCCCGTTTGGCGCCGGTTGAAGTCATCCGCTACGAATGAATGGCGACCGGCCTGAGCACCAGACGGGGAGGAGAAGTGGCGTGGCGCAGATTTTGATTCGAGCCGAGCGGCTCAGCAAACGCTACGGCGAAGAAGGGCAGGCGATCCAGGTCTTCTCGGAGTTGGACCTCGACATCCGGCGGGCTGAGCGTATTGCCATCATTGGTGAGTCCGGGGTTGGCAAAACGACCTTGCTGCATATTCTGGGGACGCTTGATCGGCCCAGCACAGGCAAGGTGTGGCTGGATGGCCACGACGTGTTTACCCTACCGAGCGAGGAGCTGGCCGGGCTGCGCAACCGGGAAATCGGGTTCATTTTCCAGTTCCACCACTTGTTGCCCGATTTCAACGCTGTTGAGAACGTCATGCTACCCGGACTGATCGCCCGGCTGTCGCGCGCTGAGGCCAAGCGGCGGGCTGTTGAGATTCTGGAGCAGGTCGGGCTCACAGATCGACTGACCCATCGACCTGGAGAGCTGTCCGGGGGCGAACAGCAACGGGTTGCCGTGGCGCGGGCGCTGGTGCTGCGTCCGCGTGTGGTGCTGGCTGACGAGCCGACGGGCAATCTTGACCCTGGGACCGGGGAGGGCGTGCTGCAGTTGCTGCTCAAGCTCAATCAGGCCATGAACATCACCATGGTGGTTGTGACCCATAACGACAAAGTGGCCACCAGCATGGATCGGACGCTACGGCTCGAGGCGGGCCGGCTACGTGAGATCCAGGCTCGGGTGGAGACAGACGCGGTCTCGGCCGGCCCTCGGCTGGGCTGAGCGGCTTTACAATCTGAGGAGATTTTGTTAGGGGAGGCCGGTGGGGAAAGACGCGCCAATGCGGGGAATATCTCGAACAACCGGCACCCGATGGCTGATCTTGGTCCTCGGCTTGGTTCTGCTCGGTCTACCCGGTCAGGTGCGGGGGCAGACTCCGGTGCCGGACCAGGCGTCCGACCCGGCTGAGGCTTCGGCACCGACCAACTCTGCTCAAGCGACGCTGCTGAGCGAAGTGGCGATCGGCGGCAACGAGCAGGTCGATACCGAGGCTATTCGCATCCGTCTCTCATCCCGAGCCGGCCAGCCGCTCGATCATGAGACGGTTGATGCCGATATTCGATCCATCTACGAGATGGGTTTCTTCAAGAATGTCGAGGCGCAGCTGACCGAGGACGACGGCCGCAGCGTGCTGACCTACTGGGTGCGCGAACGCCCGCTGATCCGGCAGGTCCGGGTTGAGGGGAATAAGAAAGTCACCCAGGAAGAAATCCTGACCGAGCTGAAAATTCATCCGCGCACCATTCTGAATCCGGTCAGAATCCGCCGCGGGATTCTTGACGCCAAGGCTCTATACGAGAAAAAAGGCCATCTGGATACGGATATCTCGTACCGGACCGAATCGACGGTCAACGGCGAAACGATCGTCTCTTTTACGATTTCCGAAAACACCCAAACCAGCGTGGTTGACCTGGTGTTTGAGGGCAATCAAGCCTTTTCCGACAAGATCCTGGCCGGCTTCATGCAGACCAAAAAGAAGAACTGGCTGTCCCGTTTTCTGCCGTTTGGGGTGCTGAGCAACGAAGCTCTCAAGACCGATGTCGAGCGCCTGACAGCCTGGTACTACGATAATGGCTATATCAACGTCCGTATTGACGAGCCGCAGGTGACCCGTGGCGAAGACGGCCTGGTGGTGACTATCCGCCTTGAGGAGGGACCCAAGTATAAGGTCGGTGAAGTGCGGGTCGTGGGTGATGTGGTGGGCGGTGAGGCTGCGGCAAAACGGGTCTTGACCCTGCGCTCAAAGCGGACCTTCAAGGCCAGCGTGCTGCGGGACGACGTCTTTAACCTGACCGGGTATTTCAGCGATCAGGGCTACGCTTTTGTCAACATCGAGCCGGAAACCGATGTCCAGCCCGACGAGAAGCTGGTGAACGTCTCATACCGGGTGAATAAAGGCCCCGAGGTCTACATCGACCAGATCGCTATTGCCGGCAACCGCAAGACGCGGGACAAGGTCATTCGCCGTGAGCTGTCGATCGTTGAGCAAAGTCTGTTCGCCGCCTCGTCACTCCAGTTCAGCCGAGACCAGGTAAAACGCCTGGGGCTGTTTGAAGATGTGAATCTCACCACCCAGCGGGGCAAACGCAAAGACCTGCTGAACGTGCTGGTCGACGTCAAGGAAGCCCAGACTGGTTCGTTCAGCATTGGCGCCGGCTTCAACTCCTCAACCAGTGTGGTCGGCAACGCCCGGATCCAGGAAAACAACCTCATGGGGCGGGGCCAGCGTCTGATTGTCGGGGGTAGCATCGGCACCCGCTATCGGAATACGCAGGTGAATTTCATGGACCCATACTTCATGGATACCTACCTGCGGCTCGGGCTGGAGCTGTTTGACTGGCGGTTCATCTTCGAGGACTTTGACCGCTCGGGAACCGGCGGTGGCTTTCGGCTGTTCTATCCGTTGACTGCGTTGGGCTATCGTTCGCTCTGGGGCTACTCTCTCAACGATGTCGAGGTTGGTTTCCAGTACCAGTGGGAACGCTCACGGATCAGCAACTTCGATCCGATTACGCCGGACGCGGTTCGCGCCGAACGGGGGGCGAACACGGCCTCCCTGATCTCGCCGGTGCTCATGCGCAATACCATGAACCACGCCTTCGAGCCCACAGCCGGCTCGCTGCAGCAGGTTTCCTTCACCTTTGCCGGCCCTGGTGGGAGCGCCGATTACACCAAGCTTGAGCTTGAGGCGCGCTACTTTCTGCCCATCTGGCGCGGCCGCCGCTTTGGCGAGGTGACCCTGATGACCGGTGGCGTTTTTGGCTATGGCATAGGTGATGTCGATTTTACCGAAAATCGTCACATTGCGACCCACCGCAAGCGTATTCTCAAGGATGATGTGCCCCTGTTTGATCGCTACTTCCCGGGTGGCATCAACTCGATCCGGGGCTTTGGCGAGCGCAGCCTCGGTCCTCGTGAAGAAACGGTGGTCGTGGTCACTGACGGTGGCTCGCCGGATGGGCGAAAAGCGCGCACCTACCGTCGTCCCATCGGGGGCAGCCACCAGCTGATTATTAACAATGAAATCATCGTTCCGATCGTCCCGGCTCTTAACCTCAAGGGGGTGCTGTTTAACGACATCGGGAATGCGTTTACCAATGCCCAAGGCATCGATCTTGGAGATCTCCGCTATTCTGTGGGAGCGGGAGTCCGCTGGAAATCGCCATTTGGTCCGATCCGCATTGAGTTGGGCAGACCGCTGAACGCCAAGAATGATGAGCGCACCAGCAGCATTCACTTTTCTTTCGGTGGTTTTGGCGGGATCGGCCAGACTGGTGGCGGCAACCGTTTCGATTCGCTGTTCTAGGCCTGTTGCTGCGAGCGGACGGTGGAGAACAGCGATGCGCCGTATTGGTAGGGGAGTCCTGCTCAGCGTCCTGAGCCTGGTGTGGCTGTCCGTTCCGGTCGCTGCCCAGGGGGTGAAGATTGGCTATGTGGATCTCCAGCTGGCGCTCACCGAGTCGAGCGCCGGCAAGAAAGCCCAGCAGGCGTTCAGCGCCGAAATGAACCGCATGGAGACCCGACTTGAGGAACGCAAGAAAAAGGTCGAGACGCTCAAGGACGACCTGGAGAAGAAGGCCCAGTTACTGAGACCCGAGGAGCGGACCGAGTTGGCACGTCAGTATCGGGTCGAAATCCGTGAATTTCAGCGTCTGTACGAAGACTCCAAAAAGGAACTCGAAATACGAGACCGCGAGCTGACCGGCCGCATTCTGGTTGAGTTGCGCCACATCATCCACGACATGGGCCAGCAGGGTGACTTCACGCTGATCCTGGAAGGCAACAACACGGTCGTCTTGTACGGTGCCCAAACCATCGATCTGACCCAAGCGGTGATTGCCGCCTACAACAAGAGAGGAACGAAGATTGCGCAGCTGATACGCTAGCGTGTGTCTTGCGCTCCACTTCCCGCCGGTATGGATACCCTTGCGGCCTTGCTGCCCCACCGTTACCCTTTCCTGCTCGTTGATCGAGTCGTGGAGATCGTCGCTGCCGAACGGATTGTGGCGCTCAAAAACGTGACCATCAACGAACCTTTCTTCCCCGGCCATTTCCCCGGCTATCCGGTCATGCCCGGCGTCCTGCTGTGTGAGGCCGTTGTCCAGGCCGGAGGCATTCTCGTCTGTTCGTCCGCGCCGGAAGAGGGTCGCCGTCCCCAGTATGCGCTACTGACGGCGCTGGACAAGGTCCGCTTTCGGCGTCAAGTCACTCCGGGTGATCAGCTCCGCCTGGAGGCTGAGACCGTCCACCGGCGAAAAAAGTTCTGGAAGATGCATGGCACCGCCTCGGTGGCCGACACGCTGGCGGCTGAACTGGAATTTACGCTTGCCGAGACGGACCCGCCCGACAGCCGTACACCAGACACGCGGACGGGTAGGGAGCGATCATGACGGCAGCCACCCACATCCATCCCTCAGCAGTCGTCGCACCGGGCGCCGAACTCGACAGCGGAGTCCAGATCGGGCCGTATACGGTCATTGGGCCGCATGTTCGGATCGGACGAGAAACCCAGGTTGGTCCCCATGCCGTCATTGAAGGGCGGACCGCAATCGGGCAGCACAACCATATTTTTCAGTTTGCCAGCGTCGGAGCGGTTCCCCAGGACAAAAAGTACGCCGGCGAAGACAGCCAGTTGATTATTGGCGACCACAATACCGTTCGGGAGTTTGCCACCCTCCAGCCCGGCACCACCGGAGGCGGCATGATCACCCGGGTCGGCGACCATAATCTGTTCATGGTCTACTCGCACGTCGCCCACGATTGCGCGCTGGGCAGCCATATTGTCATGGCCAATAGCGCCAACCTGGGCGGCCATGTCACGATTGAAGACTTTGCGGTGATCGGCGCGCTGGCCGGTATCCATCAATTCGCCCGGATCGGCGAATCCGCGATAATCGGCGCAGGAGCCATGGTCTCTCTCGATGTCCCGCCGTACTGTATGGCCCAGGGCGACCGGGCCAACCTGTTCGGCCTGAATCTGATCGGGCTCAAACGGCGCGGTTTTACGACCGCCCAGCTCGAAACTCTGAAAAAATCCTACCGGGCCTTGTTCAGCGAGGGAGAGCCGTTCAAACAGGCTCTGGCCCGCGTCAGTCAGGAGTATGGCGACGGTCCCGAGGTCGCTCACCTCGTGGAGTTCATCTCGCACTCTCAGCGCGGTGTGTGTCGGCCGCGGAGTGGGGCGTCTGCCGACGCCGATGGGGCTGCCGACTAGGGTCCGGCGGGCTCGCACACAGATTGCAGACAGGATGTCTCGATTCGGGCTGATCGCCGGTAACGGCCGCTTCCCCCTGCTCTTTGTTGAGGCCGCACGTGCCCAGGGGCTCGACCTTGTGGCGGTCGCCCACCACGGCGAGACCCTGGAGACGCTGAACGATCTGGTGTCCGAGGTCAGCTGGGTTCGGGTTGGCGAGCTGGGCAAGATCATCGACATCTTCAAGACCGCCGGTGTGACGCAGGCTGTTATGGCCGGTGGGATCCACAAATCCGGTGCCCTGAGTCATATTCAGCCCGACGCGCGCGGTCTGGCGTTTATCAGCCGGCTGCCGAGTCTGAAGGACGATGTGATCCTGCGCGGCATTGCCCAAGAGCTGGAGGGAGAGGGTATCAGGGTGGTCGAGTCCACCCGTTTGCTGCCCGACCTGGTTCCCCAGCCGGGGGTGTTCACCCAGATCGCTCCGGATGAACGGCAGTGGCAGGACATCCGGCTGGGGGTTGAGGTGGCCAAGGAAATCGGACGCTGGGACATCGGGCAGAGCGTGGTGGTCAAGCGCGGCACGGTGTTTGCCGTTGAGGGCTTGGAGGGCACAAATGCCGCCATTCGGCGCGGCGGGAAACTGGCCGGAGCCGGGCTGGTCATTGTCAAGGTCAGCAAGCCGCACCAAGACCTGCGCTTCGATGTGCCGACGGTTGGACCGGAGACGATCCAAGAGATGCGGGCCGTTGAGGCGCGTGTGCTTGCCATTGAAGCCGAGAAAACCCTGATGGTGGATAAACCTGCGGTCGTTCGACAGGCAGATGCCGCCGGGCTGTGCGTAGTGGCCGTTTCAGTCACGAAAACGGAGACGGGTTTTCGGGTGTCGCAGGGAGAGCGGGAGTAAGAGACAGCTGGTCGGAATGGGTATGAAACACATCCTGTGGAGAAGTATTGGTGCATTGTTCTGGAGCGGGCTGCTGCTGTGCCTTATGCCTGCCAGCAGCCTGGCCGATATCAAATTTGCCCTTGAAAACCCGGCCTCGGGCCAGGTTCTCAGCGGTATACGTGTGATATCCGGCTGGGCGTTTTCGACCGAGTCTGCTGAGCCGGTCAGCGTCCGGTTATGGATCGATGACGGTGAGGCCATCGAGGTGCCGTGCTGTGTCGAGCGAGCCGATGTAGCGAACGGGCATCCCGATTACCCCCAAGCTCTGAACAGTGGGTTCGGCCAGGTCTTTAACGCCGGTCTGCTCGAAAAAGGCGCCCATACCCTGACCATTGAATTTGAGGATGCAACCGGCGCGCGCGAGACACGAGCGCAGAGGATTGAAACCGTCAAGCCCGGTGGGTTTGAGTTTCTCGGCTCACTCGATCTGGACCGGGCCGATGCCGAACTGAGCGAAGACAAACAAGAAATCTTCATCACCGGAGTGATCGTCCGGGAGACAGGCAGCACCGAGTCTGAGGAGATTGAACTCCGTTTGGCATGGCAGGAGAACCTCCAGGCGCTGGGCATTGTCGCCGCGCGCAACGAGAACGAGCCCATCGCATCTACGGCCGCTGCCCTCAGTGCGAGTCTTGAGGCTGTCGAGATGCGTGCCGAGGACCCGGTTGTGGAGCCCGTGCAGGTGAGTGCCGAAGAGCTGACTGTGGAGCCCGACCGGGTGCAGCACCCGGCCATCATTCGGATTGATCCGAATAGCGGCAATCGAACAATTCTGTCCGACGTACATACCCCGACCAGACAAGACCTGAGCGGTGCCGAGACCGAAGGCGACGAAACACTGACCGATCCGGGGCCGACCTGGCTCATCCCCCAAGGGCTCACGATTGAGCCGAACGGCCAGATTGCGGTGACCGATGCTGGCCGCGAGGCGCTGATCCGGGTCGATCCTGTCACGGGCCGGCGTCAGGCCTTCGCCGGCTCCGGGTCAAGCCTGGTACGGCCGAATGGGGTTGCCGCCTATCCCCAGGAATCGGGCTTGGACCGAACGCTTGTGATTGCAGACTCCGGCCGCTCGGGTGTCTATGAACTGAACGGCAGCCGGACGATCATCTCGAACAGAGAGTTTGAGGACGAGCCCGAACAGGTGGACCTCAAGGACCCGTTTGGTATCGCGGTTGAGAGCAGCTGCACGGAAGATGATTGCCGGGTCGTGGTGGCCGATGCCGGCCTGCGGGCGATTGTCCGCCTTGATCGGAGGACTGAAGAGCGGACGATTATCTCAGATGAGGGCTGGATGACTCCGGTTGACATTGATGTTGCGGCCGACGGCCAGCTGTTTGTTGTCGATGTCGGCCTCAACGCGATCGTGCGGGTTGATCCGACAAACGGGAGCCGGGCGATTGTGTCGGGTGCGGGGACCGGCGACGGACCCGCTTTCCAGCGGGTCCGAGCCCTGGCGATTGAGCCGGACGGCCGGCTGGCCGTCGTGGATGAGGGCGCCCGGACCGTGCTCCGCGTCGATCCACGCAGCGGTGAGCGCCGCATCATCTCCGGGCCGGAGACCGGCGACGGCCCTGAACTGCGGGTGCCGGTTGACATCGCAGTCGCGTCCGACGGCCAGTTGATTGTCGTTGATAGCGCGCCTTTTTCGGCCGTCTTTGAAAACCCGTTCGGAGATTTTGTCGGCGGGATCGGTCTGGTGTCGGGCTGGGCCTTTGCCAACGTCTCCGCCGCTACTTTGAACAGTGTTGTGCTCACGATTGACGACAACGCGCCCATGCCGGTGCCGTGGGGTGCTTCGCGCGGAGATGTCCAGGCGTCTTTTCCCGAGCGGCCGTGGGCGGCAGAGAGCGGGTTTGGACTCGTCACCAACTTTAATATTCTGCCTAGCGGCTCGCACACCTTTGCGTTGACGGTCGAGGATACGAGCGGAAGTTCTCACACCCTGAGCCGCAACGTGGAGACCGTGAGACTGGGCAATTCGGAGTTTCTGGACCGGTTCGATATGACGAACGCCGAAGTTGACATCTTTGATGACACCGTATCCATCGAGCAGGTGGAGATCCGAGATAAAGCCAGCCAGCTCAGTCGCGAGATCAACGCCAGTTTTGTCTGGCGGCAGAGCTGCCAGTGTTTTGTCGTGCAGGGCGAATGCGGCAATGGGAATATCGAATCCAACGAAGAGTGTGACGGTCAGACCTTCGGTGGGCAAACGTGCCAGAGCTTGGGATTTGACGGCGGAGATCTGAGCTGTACTGAGCAGTGTAATCTGGACCTGAACCAATGCACGGGGGGCATGCCGGTCTTGGTCGCCAATAGCGGAGACGACAGCGTTTCCTTGGTGAGTGCCGCGACCCATGAAGAGGTCGGCACTATACAGGTCGGCGACAATCCCCGAAGCATAGCCGTCAGCCCGACCCAAACGCTTGCGTATGTGACCAACTTTGGCGACGGGACGGTGTCGGTCCTCGATCTCACCGATCTCACCGCCCTCACCGACCCCGCCTCCGACCTCCCAACGATTGACGTTGGCCATGATCCTGTCGGACTGGCTTTCAGGCCCGATGGGAGATATGCCTACGCGGTCAACGCGGGCCAGAATCGGGTCAGCGTGATCAATACGGACTCACACACCATTGAGACACACATACGGGTCGGGAGCGAACCGCAAGAGATCGCCATCAATGCCGCCGGCACCCGGGCGTATGTCACCAACTCCGGGGATGGAACCGTCTCGGTCATTGATCTGGCGACAAATGAGCAGCTGACCACGATCGCCGTCGGCGAGGAGCCCAACGGGGTTGCGGTTCGCCCCGGTGGTAGAGAAGTGTATGTCGTGAACTCGCAACAGGACGATAACACCGTGTCGATTATTGATACGCGCACGAACCGCGTGGTGGCGACGCTGACCAGAGAAGAAGACGAGGGCCGCATCGGACTCGTGCCGCAGAAGGTCACGTTTTCTCCCGATGGCCGTAAGGCGTTTGTGACCAACTCGCTCGACGATACGGTGTCGATCATTGATGCCGCAACACGGGCCAATCTGGATACGCCCTATGTCAGGAGATATCGCTACCGCACGGTGTATGACCAACCAAACGGGATTCTGGTTACTCCCAACGGGCTGCGCTTCTACGTCTCGCTGTTTGGCCGGAGTGGACAGGGTGACTACCTCGCCATTTTCAGCGTGAAGAACGACCATCCCCAGTACGGGCTTATCGGCTTCGTCGAAGTCGGAGAGGGGCCGATTGGTCTGGCGGGCGGACCGGGCTAGACGGAGTTGACTCCCAAGACGGAAAGTGGCACTATCGCCTGACCTTCGTGGGGCCGTAGCTCAGCTGGGAGAGCGCTTGACTGGCAGTCAAGAGGTCGGCAGTTCGATCCTGCTCGGCTCCACTCGCCCGCTCCTTCTTCCCGTCGCACACCAGACAGCGCCGAACACCGTGTGATCTACACTTCGAGCACACAACCGTCGTGGGCACACTCGAAGCGTATTTCCTTCTGGTGGGCGAGAACCTCGCGTCCGAGATGGCTGAGGACCAAGCGCTTGCAGCCCAGGCGGTCGCGTTCCCGCAGCAGTTGCGGATAGCTCAGGTGAAAAGGCGTTAGTGAGTCAAAATAGCAGCACTCACAGATAAAGACGTCGGTGCCTTGGGAGTAGTGGCCCAGGTTTTCGTTCCAGCCACAGTCGCCCGAGTACAGAAGGGTCTTCCCGTCCAGGCGCACCCGATAGCCGAAGCAGGTCTCTTTCTCCAGGTGAGGAACGACAAAGGGCGTGAGCTCGACTCTATCCACATCCGCACTACAGTCGGCCCTGAGTTCCCGGTACACGATGGGGAAGGTCAGCGGGCGCTCGGCCAGCTCCCCAAACATCGCCCGATAGAGCGATTCGACGCGGGTTTGCAGATTGGGCGGGCCGGTAATGACGAGCGGGCGGGAGCGGGGTTGCTGGTACAAACTCTCCAGGAAAAAAAAAGGCAGACCGCCGAAATGATCGCCGTGCATGTGGCTGATGGCGATAAAATCTATGCGCTCGGCCGGGATCTTCAAATCTTTCAGCGCCAGCAGGGTCGTTGCTCCACAGTCGAGCAGGAAGCCCGTGCGGCCAGATTCAACAAGATAGCCGCTGTGACGTCGACCGCCGCTGTTAAAGGCATCGCCCGAGCCGAGTACCGTAATTCGCATTGCCTGCTCGCAAGAGAGTGACTCAAGTCTCAGCCTAGCGAGTTTGTCAGCCCGACTCAACTGTCTGGCCCACGCCCGCCTGCGGTGCCGTTTTCTTTACTTCTCGGTGCGGCTGGGCTAAGGGGGGAAGGCTCAGACCGCACGATTGGAGACTCGGGATGCGTGCTTTCAGTTCTGCCGGCTACACCGTTCCGCTGGGGCGTCACTCGTATCCGATGGACAAGTACCGTCTGGTGCCGGAACGTCTGCTGGCCGACAAGGTGCTCACCCGGGACGAAATCTGTGCGCCTCAGCCGATAGAACGAGACGACATTCTGCGGGTGCACACCCCGGAATATGTCCACGCCTTTTGCAGCGGGAGGCTCGACCGCCGGGCCATGCTGCGGCTCGGTCTGCCCTGGTCCGCGGCCCTGGTTCGGCGCGCCTTTGTGGTGATTGGCGGCACTCTGGCGGCGAGCCGCGTCGCCCTGTCCGAGGGACTGGGGGTGAATTTAGCCGGCGGCACCCACCACGCGTTTGCCGACCACGGCGAGGGCTACTGCATTTTTCACGATATGGTCATCAGCCTGCGACGGCTGCGGCACGAGGGCGTAGCCCGACGTTTTCTGATTATCGACCTCGATGTTCACCAGGGCAACGGCACCGCGGCGCTGTGTCAGACCGACCCGGACGTGTTCACCTTTTCCATGCATGCCGCAAACAATTACCCGGCCCGCAAAGAGCACAGCTCGTGGGATATTGCCCTGCCCGACCACACCACCGATGAGCCCTACCTCGACCGCCTCCGTGCGGCCCTGGACCGCCTTCTGGAACGCTGCGAGCCCGAGCTGATTTTCTACCAGGCCGGTGTCGATGTCTTGGCTGGCGATCGTTTTGGTCGGCTTGATCTCAGCATGCCCGGGCTTGGAGAGCGGGACCGGCTGGTGGCCCGCTTCGCCCGTCAGGCCGGCCTGCCGCTTGTGGTGACCTTCGGGGGCGGCTATGCGCGGGATATCAATGTGATTGTCGAGGCCCACTGCCAGACGGTCGAGATTGTCAGGACGTGTCTGGGCTGAGCGGTTCCTCCGGACGGCGAACGATAATGCCCTTACTCGGCACTCACCACCGGCAGGTTCTCCCCGAGTGCCAGACGCGACAGAATCGTGCGTAGCTCGTCGTCCGATAAACCCGAGTCGGCCGGCGTCTGAAAAAAGAGCGCCACCTGCTGGTCTTCCAGAGAGCGCTGGGCGAGGCGGGCCTGGGCGCGTATCCGGACCAGGGGACCAATGAGCCGGGCCAGTTCAGAGGTGAAGCGGGCGGCCAGCAACAGGGCATGGCCCGCGCTCCGTGCTTCGGCAATCGCCTCGCGATAGACGGCGACCATGCCCGCGTGGAGCACAAACGCGGTTTTTGTCTCTTCCCAGAGTTCGCCCTCAACCGTCCCCCAGGTCAGCGCCATGTCGTCGATGACCGGCCACAGCTCGGGCTGGAGAGCCGGGGCGCTCTCGGCCGCAATCAGACGGACCAGGACGGCTTTCCACTCGTCTGACAGCCGGGCCGGCTCTCGGACATGCCAGCGCCGGGGCGGCAGGGGACGGGCCAGGATCGTGCCCTCGACGCTCAGGACGAGGTGGTCTTCGACCGACTGGCCGAGCAGCGTCAGGCTGGCGATATGGCGTACCTGGCCGTCCTCGCTATGTTCCGTTCGCAAGGCGTGGGCGTTGACCGACAGGACGGGATGGTAGTAGACCCGGCCCCGGTCATACACCTTCTCAATTCCGTTGCGCAGCTGGATACAGGTGTGAGCCGCAGGGAAGAAGTACTCGTGAGGAGCGGGCGTCCAATCGACCTCAGCCTCGCGCATCTCCATGCGCAGAGCCGCCTCTTGGGCTCCACGGGTGAAGCGCTCGCGGGTGCTGCCGGCTTCTCCACCGCTATGAAAGGCTTCGCGCAGCGTCCCGAACAAGCGTTCGCTGGGGTAGGGGCCACGGTAGCGGAGGATCCGCTTGCCCTGATCCTGGCTCAGCAGCGACAAGACGTTGAGCAGGCTTGACCCGGCTCCGGTCGGCAGGATGCCGGGGTCGTCGAGGGGTGGAATCGCCGCCACATCGGTGTAGTTCACCGCCCGAAAAAGGGTCAGGAAACGCTGCTGACGAAAGCCGACCTCACCGTCCAGGGTCCACACGCAGTCCGAAATGCCCCAACCGAGATGGGACGCTGTGGCGGTGCTGACACCCAAGAAACGGCCGTCAAGTCCGCGCACCTTAAAGCGCTGGAGTGCTCGCTGACTCCCCTCGCCCCGCCAGCTGAGGAGGAGCAACAGGCGTCCGTGGCGGTCAAACGTTGCCAAGCGCAGCGGCTGGTGGGGCGGTCCATCCTCGGACACGAAAAGACTCAGGCTGCCGTGCCGAGAGCGTCGGGCGACGAGCCACGCGTTATGACGCAGATCGCCTG
Coding sequences within it:
- a CDS encoding ATP-binding cassette domain-containing protein, which gives rise to MAQILIRAERLSKRYGEEGQAIQVFSELDLDIRRAERIAIIGESGVGKTTLLHILGTLDRPSTGKVWLDGHDVFTLPSEELAGLRNREIGFIFQFHHLLPDFNAVENVMLPGLIARLSRAEAKRRAVEILEQVGLTDRLTHRPGELSGGEQQRVAVARALVLRPRVVLADEPTGNLDPGTGEGVLQLLLKLNQAMNITMVVVTHNDKVATSMDRTLRLEAGRLREIQARVETDAVSAGPRLG
- a CDS encoding OmpH family outer membrane protein gives rise to the protein MRRIGRGVLLSVLSLVWLSVPVAAQGVKIGYVDLQLALTESSAGKKAQQAFSAEMNRMETRLEERKKKVETLKDDLEKKAQLLRPEERTELARQYRVEIREFQRLYEDSKKELEIRDRELTGRILVELRHIIHDMGQQGDFTLILEGNNTVVLYGAQTIDLTQAVIAAYNKRGTKIAQLIR
- the fabZ gene encoding 3-hydroxyacyl-ACP dehydratase FabZ — translated: MDTLAALLPHRYPFLLVDRVVEIVAAERIVALKNVTINEPFFPGHFPGYPVMPGVLLCEAVVQAGGILVCSSAPEEGRRPQYALLTALDKVRFRRQVTPGDQLRLEAETVHRRKKFWKMHGTASVADTLAAELEFTLAETDPPDSRTPDTRTGRERS
- a CDS encoding lipoprotein-releasing ABC transporter permease subunit; translated protein: MHYELFISFRYLRAKRREIFISLITTISTLGVLIGVMVLNVTLAIMTGFEEDLRSRILGFNPHILLSSLNGPLDAYEQVAEQVRQVPGIAAAAPFLYGQVMVSSPRGVSGVVVRGVEPALASAVVNIADHIKEGSLAQLGQKQLVLLGNGTGQRSVELAGIVIGEELADQLGLLIGDPITLISPLGGTPGPLGMAPRLKRFVVVGLFDSGMVEYDSGLLYMALQDAQQFFKLDRQVSGLEIRLQEVYNAQPIARQIEELLGFPYKARDWTEINRNLFTALSLEKFVYSIVILLIVLVAAFNIIATLIMVVMEKRKDIALLKSMGASDAAIGRIFIYKGLVIGLIGTFLGTLSGFLLCWLLQRYEFIELPPDVWYVSTVPIKMSVHNFLIVGLASVAICLGATIYPARQAARLAPVEVIRYE
- the bamA gene encoding outer membrane protein assembly factor BamA, whose amino-acid sequence is MRGISRTTGTRWLILVLGLVLLGLPGQVRGQTPVPDQASDPAEASAPTNSAQATLLSEVAIGGNEQVDTEAIRIRLSSRAGQPLDHETVDADIRSIYEMGFFKNVEAQLTEDDGRSVLTYWVRERPLIRQVRVEGNKKVTQEEILTELKIHPRTILNPVRIRRGILDAKALYEKKGHLDTDISYRTESTVNGETIVSFTISENTQTSVVDLVFEGNQAFSDKILAGFMQTKKKNWLSRFLPFGVLSNEALKTDVERLTAWYYDNGYINVRIDEPQVTRGEDGLVVTIRLEEGPKYKVGEVRVVGDVVGGEAAAKRVLTLRSKRTFKASVLRDDVFNLTGYFSDQGYAFVNIEPETDVQPDEKLVNVSYRVNKGPEVYIDQIAIAGNRKTRDKVIRRELSIVEQSLFAASSLQFSRDQVKRLGLFEDVNLTTQRGKRKDLLNVLVDVKEAQTGSFSIGAGFNSSTSVVGNARIQENNLMGRGQRLIVGGSIGTRYRNTQVNFMDPYFMDTYLRLGLELFDWRFIFEDFDRSGTGGGFRLFYPLTALGYRSLWGYSLNDVEVGFQYQWERSRISNFDPITPDAVRAERGANTASLISPVLMRNTMNHAFEPTAGSLQQVSFTFAGPGGSADYTKLELEARYFLPIWRGRRFGEVTLMTGGVFGYGIGDVDFTENRHIATHRKRILKDDVPLFDRYFPGGINSIRGFGERSLGPREETVVVVTDGGSPDGRKARTYRRPIGGSHQLIINNEIIVPIVPALNLKGVLFNDIGNAFTNAQGIDLGDLRYSVGAGVRWKSPFGPIRIELGRPLNAKNDERTSSIHFSFGGFGGIGQTGGGNRFDSLF